The Chloroflexota bacterium genome includes the window ATGGATCGCGGCGCCGGCCAGGACGGCGAATGCGGCGAGCATCCCGGGCACCTGGTAGAGGAGGTCCTGGAGGTCCTGTGTGGGAAGCGCGAAATAGGCGACGACCATGGCCAGGCCAAGTGCCAACCACGCCTTCCAGGCGGCCACCCGGATGGTGCGTTGGTGCCGCTCGCCCGTGTCCGCCAGATCGACGCTCATTTGGCGATCCATGCTACGCACGGCCCGAGGCGTCGCCAGTCGCTCGATGGTCCCAGTCGCCAACCGAAATGGCCACCCTGGCCGCGGCCGGGACCGCGTCCCCCGAGGGGGTGGGCCGATATGCCCACGCCGGGGGCTACCCCCCAGGCGTGTCGCTACGCCGGCGCTTGGGTGGCCGGCTTGACCGCGCGGATGATGGCCGAGTACATGCCAGGCGCCGCGTCGTGGGTGGGGGTGACCGAGACATCGGTAAGGCCGACCTCGCGGAGCCCATCCGCGAACTCCGAGACCGATAGCGCGCCCGCGATGCAGCCGGCGTAGGAGCCGCGTTCCGCGCGCTCGTCGGGCGTGAGGGAGTCATCGGCCACGATGTCGGTGATGCCGATCCGGCCGCCGGGGCGCAGGACGCGGGCGACTTCCCGGAAGACGGCGGGCTTGTCGGCCGCCAGGTTGACGACGCAGTTGCTGATCACGACGTCGATCGAGGCCGCCGGCAGCGGGATGGCCTCGATGTGGCCCTTCAGGAACTCGACGTTGGTGGCGCCCGCCTCGGCCGAGTTGCGCTGGGCGAGGGCCAGCATCTCATCGGTCATGTCCAGGCCGAACGCCCGACCGGTGGGGCCGACCCGCTTGGCCGACAGCAGGACGTCGATCCCGCCGCCCGAGCCCAGGTCCAGGACCCGCTCCCCGGGGTTGAGGTCGGCGACTGCGATGGGGTTTCCGCAGCCGAGGGATGCGAGCACGGCCGCTTCCGGCAGCTCGTCACGCTCGAGGGTCGAGTAGAAGGCGACCCCGGCGGTCACGCCGCCGCAGCATTCGGCGCCGCAACAGGCCGCCTGGGCATCGTCGTCGAGGACCTCGAGGGCGGCCTTGGCGTAATGGTCGCGCACGATCTCGTGGATCTGGTTGGTCATCGGTTCTCCTTCGGGGTCACTGGCTACGCGAGCGGGACGAGGCCTGCTAGGGAGGTGCCGATCCCCGCCCAGCGGTGGGCGAAATCGGGCGCGAGCTCGTAGTAGATGTAGGTGCCGCGCCGTTCGGTCGTGACGACGCCCGCCTCGCGGAGCACCTTCAGGTGGTGACTCACGGTCGGCTGGCTGACGGGGCAGCAGTCGGTGAAGTCGCACGCGCACACCGAACCGGGCGAGGAGGCGAGTTGGCGGAGGATCGACAGCCGCACAGGGTCGGCGATTGCCTGGAGGAGCTCGACGTCGGGATCGGTGGCTTTCACAGCCGCAGTATATAGATCATTGTCAATATATGCGCCGCGGAACGCTTCCAGCAGCTCGCCGGCGAGGTGACTGGGCGGCTACGGCCGGGTCCTGCAACGACCGCAGCCGCCCGAATGAACATCCACAAAACGCAGAAATGGGCGCGGGATTACAGCTCCGATAGGAACCGGGGCCGAGGCAGCGGTGTAGGGAAGACGACGGAACCTGTATCTGAGGCTGTCCCCGTGTCTCGACTGACGCTGTCGTTCATCGCCGCCGTCCTGCTGGTGCTTGCCACCGCGGGCGCCGCGCTCGCCAAATGCCCTCCCGGGTCGACCGAGGAGCAATGCCAGGGCGTGATCGCCAATATCGACATGTCCGGACCTCTGCAGGCCGGCACCTCCACCGAGGTCGGCTTCTGGATCCACGAGGGTGGGGAGCCCGTTCGGGTCACCAGCGTGAACATCATCTTTGCTCGTGTCGCCGATGGGACGGTCCTCCGCTTCGAGGCCCTACCGAGCGGACCGGATGGCCGATACGCTGCCCAGGTCGAGCTCCCCGCCGGGGGCGGGTGGACGATGGCGCTCGAGGGCCGCGCCCTGGAGGGCTACACGTTCAGCTTGCCGCTGGAGACGATTCGGGTGACCGACTTGCCGACCGCGCCGGCTGACGACAGCTCGCCGACCCCGGCCGGTCCATACCCGATCCCGACCTGGGGTTGGGCGGCCCTGGCGGCCACGCTGCTGGCGGTGGTCGTCGGGACGGCCCTGATGGGGCGCCGGCGACCCGCCACCGCCTGACTCGCCGCTCCTCGCCGCTCGCTGACGGCTTGCCCGCGGCCTTCTAGAGGTCGCGGGCGAGCATGTCGTCGAGGGTCTCCCGCCGGCGGCTGAGCGACAGCTCCCCGTGGTCGAGCACCGCCTCCGCGGGACGCGGTCGCCCGTTGTAGACCGATGCCATGGCGGCGCCGTAGGCGCCGACCTGACCGATGCCGATGAGCGCACCCGTTCCGGCGTGCCGCAGATCCCCCGGGGATAACCAGCGGCCGATGTCACGGGCAAGGGTGTCCCCGGCCTCGCACACCGGCCCGGCCAGGTGCACGGTTGCCGGCCCCGTCTCGATGGCAGGTAGCGGCTTCCCCGGCTCGAGGAGACTCACCGGGTGGTCCGCGCCGTACAGGACCGGGCGGATCAGCTCGGCCATGCCGGCATCGGCTACCAGGTAGGTGAGCCCAGCCTCGGGCCGGGGCTGGACGCGGACCACCCGGGTCACGAGCCACCCCGCGTCCGCCACCAGGCTACGTCCCGGCTCCAGGATGAGGCGCGTGGGGTCGGGCAGATGGGGGCGCACCGCCTCGGCCAGGGCGGGTACGGACAACGCGATTCCCGCTCCCCCACCCAGGTTGACGCGTTCCGCGCCCGCGCGGCCGGCCGCCTGGGCCAGGCGCTCCGCGAGGGAGGAGTAGGTGCCGACGTCATCGATCGCCGACCCGACGTGCGCGCCCACGCTTTCGAGCTTGCGGCCGGCCGAGCGGCATCGGTCCAGGGCGTCATCAAGATCGGACCAGGCGATGCCGAACTTGCTGTCCGCCGCGCCGGTGGCCAGAAGAGCGTGCGTGTCCGGCGCGAGGCCCGGATTGAGGCGCAGGCCGATCCGCGGGGCGTCGAGCGCCAGCAGAGCGTCCAGCTCCTCGAGCGACTCCGCGTTCAGGAGCGCGCCGGCGTCGCGGGCCGCGGCGTGATCGGTATCGGTCTTGCCGACTCCGTTCATGACGATGCGCTCCGGTGAGCAGCCCGCCCGCTGGGCCAGCGCGAGCTCTATAGCCGTCACGACCTCGCACCCGGCACCCGCGGCCACGAAACGCGCAAGCAGCCGCGGGTCGGGGTTGGCCTTCAAGGCATACGCGATCAGGGCGCCGGGAAATGCGGCCTGGTATTCGGCGAGATGGGCCGCCGCGGCGTCAAGATCGGTGACGTACAGCGGCGTGCCCCAGCGGGCCGCCGCGTCCCGCAATGCGTCCCCGGGGAGCGTCAGGCGGGCTGCTCCGCGTCGACCGGGACCGCCGCCTGCCGTGGCGCGGATCCGGCCGCAGGCAGGGGCGGGGCGGGCGTGCCCTTGAAGGCCGCCCGGTAGCGGTCCACGAAGCCAGCGGCGCCGTTGGATGCAAATAGCGCCTCGGCATCCATCCCAGCCTGGCGTGCGTCCTCGAAGCGTTGCCCGAGGTAGGCGTCGAACTGGAGCCCGGCCAATGCCTTCCAGAATCCCATGCCCAGGGCGTCATAACCTCCCAGCGCGTTGCCATATGCCGCACGCGCCTCTTCCCACCGACCCGCCGAGACTCCGACCAACGCCGCGATCTGATCCTGTGCCGCCGCGATGACCCTGGTCTGCGGACGGGCGTGCAGGGCCGCCGTCAGCTCATCGGCCCGATCGGGCTCAAGGGCACCGATGGCGGTGACGGCGATGATGGGAGGTGCGTAATCCGGACTGTCTGCCAGGGCCGCCGGCATCGCCATCTCGGCCGCTCGCGCCATCTCGCCCATCCCGACCAGGGACAGCGCATGCCACGCCGCCTTGCTGGAGGCGTGGAAGGTGTCAACGCCTCGGACCAGCTCCTCCGCCTTCGCGAAGTTCCCCTCCGCCTCGGATCGCTCACCCCGGAACGCCTGGAAGGTGCCAAAGTCTATGAGGTACCAGGTCATGCGGAACGAGTCGAGATCCATGCTCGCGAGTTCTGCCTGGGCGGCATCTGCGTCGGACCAGGTTCCGGCCTCCGTGGCCGTGTCGACCAGCGACAAGAGCATC containing:
- the arsM gene encoding arsenite methyltransferase, giving the protein MTNQIHEIVRDHYAKAALEVLDDDAQAACCGAECCGGVTAGVAFYSTLERDELPEAAVLASLGCGNPIAVADLNPGERVLDLGSGGGIDVLLSAKRVGPTGRAFGLDMTDEMLALAQRNSAEAGATNVEFLKGHIEAIPLPAASIDVVISNCVVNLAADKPAVFREVARVLRPGGRIGITDIVADDSLTPDERAERGSYAGCIAGALSVSEFADGLREVGLTDVSVTPTHDAAPGMYSAIIRAVKPATQAPA
- a CDS encoding metalloregulator ArsR/SmtB family transcription factor, translated to MKATDPDVELLQAIADPVRLSILRQLASSPGSVCACDFTDCCPVSQPTVSHHLKVLREAGVVTTERRGTYIYYELAPDFAHRWAGIGTSLAGLVPLA
- a CDS encoding diaminopimelate decarboxylase; this encodes MRDAAARWGTPLYVTDLDAAAAHLAEYQAAFPGALIAYALKANPDPRLLARFVAAGAGCEVVTAIELALAQRAGCSPERIVMNGVGKTDTDHAAARDAGALLNAESLEELDALLALDAPRIGLRLNPGLAPDTHALLATGAADSKFGIAWSDLDDALDRCRSAGRKLESVGAHVGSAIDDVGTYSSLAERLAQAAGRAGAERVNLGGGAGIALSVPALAEAVRPHLPDPTRLILEPGRSLVADAGWLVTRVVRVQPRPEAGLTYLVADAGMAELIRPVLYGADHPVSLLEPGKPLPAIETGPATVHLAGPVCEAGDTLARDIGRWLSPGDLRHAGTGALIGIGQVGAYGAAMASVYNGRPRPAEAVLDHGELSLSRRRETLDDMLARDL